The DNA region ATCCCGCATGTGCGCCAGGCCTGGGACGCCATCGAGGCCGACGGCATCCATCCGGGTGCCGACACCGAACTGGCGCCGGAACTGGCCGAGTTGGGGCTCGACCGGCTGCCCGGACCCGAGCTGTTCGTCGACATCTGCCCGCCGAGCCTGCGCCCGGCGAGCGCCGGTCCCGCGCAGATGATGCGCTACATCCCGGCCAACGGACAGCGCAGGCTCGAACCGTGGATGTACTCGCGCGGTGAGCGGCGCCGGATCTGTGTGACCTCGGGCAGCCGGGTCGCCAAGGACAGCTACGACCGGAACTTCGAGTTCCTGCGCGGCATGGCCAAGGACGTCACCGCGTGGGACGTCGAACTCATCGTCGCCGCCCCCCAGGAGGTGGCCGATGCCCTCACCGCCGAACTGCCGGGCCTGCGCGCGGGCTGGGTCCCGCTCGACGTCATCGCGCCCACCTGCGACCTGCTCGTCCACCACGCGGGCGGTGTCAGCACCCTGACCGCGCTCAACGCCGGCATCCCCCAACTGCTCATCCCCAAGGGGGCCGTCATGGAACTGCCGGCCCTACGCATCGCCGAGCGGGGAGCGGCGATCACCCTGCTGCCCGGCGAGGACACCGCCGAGCGCATCGCCGACTCCTGCGAGGAACTGCTCGCACACCCCGGATTCCGGGAGCGGGCGGGCGAACTCTCCGCGGAGATCGCCACGATGCCGCTGCCCTCCGACGTGGTGGCGGTACTGGAACAGCTCCGCTGAACCGCCGAGGCCCCGACGCCCGAGGCACGAACGCCCGAAGCACGACGAGAAAAGGCATGCACACGTGAATCGAGAGGACTCCTCATGAAGGCGCTTGTGCTGGCAGGCGGTTCCGGTACCCGCTTGCGACCCTTCAGTTATTCGATGCCGAAACAGCTCATCCCGATCGCCAACACCCCCGTCCTGGTCCATGTCCTGGAGAACATCCGGG from Streptomyces sp. NBC_00258 includes:
- a CDS encoding nucleotide disphospho-sugar-binding domain-containing protein, translated to MRILFVTAGSPATVFALAPLATAARNAGHQVVMAANADMMPHITGSGLPGIPTTHRPIREFITQDREGNPESIPSDPVEQALFTGRWFARMGAESLPRMLEFARSWRPDLVVGGTMCYVAPLLAAHLGIPHVRQAWDAIEADGIHPGADTELAPELAELGLDRLPGPELFVDICPPSLRPASAGPAQMMRYIPANGQRRLEPWMYSRGERRRICVTSGSRVAKDSYDRNFEFLRGMAKDVTAWDVELIVAAPQEVADALTAELPGLRAGWVPLDVIAPTCDLLVHHAGGVSTLTALNAGIPQLLIPKGAVMELPALRIAERGAAITLLPGEDTAERIADSCEELLAHPGFRERAGELSAEIATMPLPSDVVAVLEQLR